The Exiguobacterium aurantiacum DSM 6208 genome includes a window with the following:
- a CDS encoding thymidylate synthase translates to MKQYHDLCTHILENGVVKEDRTGTGTTSVFGYQMRFNLQDGFPLITTKKLHTRSIIHELLWFITGDTNVKYLQDNGVRIWNEWADEDGNLGPVYGAQWRSFPKPDGTSVDQLAEVIEQIKTNPDSRRLVVSAWNPGQLEDMALPPCHLLFQFYVADGKLSCQLYQRSADTFLGVPFNIASYALLTHMVAHVTNLEVGDFVHTLGDAHIYHNHLEQVKLQLTREPRPLPKLNILRDVSSIEDFRFEDFEIVDYDPHPHIKGEVSV, encoded by the coding sequence ATGAAACAATACCATGATTTATGCACCCATATCCTCGAGAACGGTGTCGTCAAAGAAGACCGGACCGGCACCGGGACGACGAGCGTCTTCGGCTATCAGATGCGTTTCAACCTTCAGGACGGGTTCCCCCTCATCACGACGAAAAAACTACATACACGTTCAATCATCCATGAACTGCTCTGGTTCATCACGGGCGACACGAACGTCAAGTATTTGCAAGACAACGGCGTCCGTATTTGGAACGAGTGGGCCGATGAGGACGGCAACCTCGGTCCCGTCTACGGTGCCCAGTGGCGCTCGTTCCCGAAACCGGACGGCACGAGCGTCGACCAGCTCGCCGAAGTGATTGAACAGATCAAGACGAACCCCGACTCACGTCGCCTAGTCGTATCGGCTTGGAACCCGGGTCAACTTGAAGATATGGCGCTCCCGCCGTGCCATTTGTTGTTCCAGTTTTATGTCGCGGACGGGAAGTTATCGTGCCAGCTTTATCAACGAAGCGCGGACACGTTCCTCGGCGTCCCGTTCAATATCGCGTCATACGCCTTGTTGACTCATATGGTCGCGCACGTCACGAACCTTGAGGTCGGTGACTTCGTCCACACACTCGGCGATGCGCACATTTACCATAACCATCTCGAACAAGTGAAACTCCAGTTGACACGTGAGCCGCGTCCGCTCCCGAAACTTAACATTTTGCGTGACGTCTCATCGATCGAGGACTTCCGTTTTGAAGATTTTGAGATTGTCGATTATGACCCGCATCCGCATATTAAAGGAGAGGTGAGCGTATGA
- a CDS encoding dihydrofolate reductase, translating to MIIHVVAYGTNREIGKDNGLLWKLPDDLKQFKAITTGQTIVMGRKTYESIGRALPHRRNIVVTTDETFEAEGVEVWHDLDRLNGSDTSEDFYVIGGATLYEQTMPFTDRFYVTEVDGTFEADTFYPELPDVVITREQSHLADERHAYGFTFYQYDRKDID from the coding sequence ATGATCATCCACGTCGTCGCTTACGGAACGAATCGTGAGATCGGAAAAGATAACGGCTTGTTATGGAAACTTCCAGACGACTTGAAACAGTTCAAAGCGATCACGACCGGCCAGACGATCGTGATGGGCCGAAAGACGTATGAATCGATCGGCCGGGCCTTGCCGCACCGACGTAACATCGTCGTCACGACGGATGAGACGTTCGAGGCCGAAGGGGTCGAGGTGTGGCACGATCTCGACCGGCTCAACGGGTCAGATACGTCTGAAGATTTCTATGTCATTGGTGGGGCGACTCTTTATGAGCAGACGATGCCGTTCACGGACCGTTTTTACGTGACAGAAGTCGACGGGACTTTCGAGGCAGACACGTTTTACCCGGAACTCCCTGACGTCGTCATCACGCGCGAGCAATCACACCTTGCCGACGAACGCCACGCGTACGGTTTCACATTTTATCAATACGACAGAAAAGACATCGACTGA
- a CDS encoding GGDEF domain-containing protein: MEHQPTDRVHDILSKLTEARQLPTHDIEFLLSWVKTEVRKRRLMHLLEIFSRVESEVRDLPPVLSQAEANALLAPVKRYIHTILGIDQEDEDLVLVLAASFSTFSRYKSRIEKLGARPVFLQTLEEAVEYDYEDVPKAIIMDVELWPNFLERDIQSFVSKMKKLYVPLIVIGTNEHYRLAAYSYGFDDYWESWIPMEERLVRLGLHIEKARLVSNALLVDELTGAFNRKYLKATFGRFMSRLERSGESFTLALLDIDHFKQLNDTFGHAYGDEVLHRVAEEIRLAIRSSDELIRYGGEEFLIILNVSDRAVVDAVLERVRTRIEQMTFPYEHHVTVSIGYTRVCQLGMTLGEWCAYADEALYKAKRDGRNRIIRYSTAVRDEKRLAYVTMSSKKYALLADQLPKQHRRYEIVYRPYGAYVCNDHVEMFILDESGSSEARTMSAVKEQRGKYSHILAVTARTAAELGLYDDVSETDGEDVITEKIEQWLEKLPD, from the coding sequence ATGGAGCATCAACCAACAGATCGCGTACACGATATATTATCGAAACTGACGGAGGCACGACAGCTTCCGACACACGATATCGAATTTCTTTTAAGTTGGGTGAAGACGGAAGTCCGGAAGCGGCGGCTGATGCATTTACTTGAAATATTCAGCCGTGTCGAGTCGGAAGTTCGGGATTTACCACCCGTCTTATCGCAGGCGGAAGCGAACGCGTTGCTTGCACCGGTCAAACGTTACATACATACGATTCTCGGAATCGATCAAGAAGATGAGGATCTCGTGCTCGTTTTGGCGGCGAGCTTCTCGACGTTCAGCCGATACAAATCGCGCATCGAAAAACTTGGGGCGAGACCGGTGTTTTTACAGACGTTGGAAGAAGCCGTCGAATACGATTATGAAGACGTGCCGAAAGCGATCATCATGGATGTGGAGCTATGGCCTAACTTCCTTGAACGTGACATCCAATCGTTTGTCAGCAAAATGAAAAAACTATACGTACCGCTCATCGTCATCGGGACGAACGAACATTATCGTCTCGCCGCTTACTCGTATGGCTTTGATGACTACTGGGAGTCGTGGATCCCGATGGAAGAACGTCTTGTCCGTCTCGGGTTGCATATCGAAAAGGCGCGTCTCGTCTCGAACGCGCTACTCGTCGATGAGTTGACCGGCGCCTTCAATCGTAAATATTTGAAAGCGACGTTCGGTCGCTTCATGTCCCGGCTCGAACGTTCGGGAGAGAGTTTTACGCTCGCCTTGCTAGACATCGATCACTTCAAGCAACTGAACGACACGTTCGGTCACGCATACGGGGATGAAGTGCTCCACCGGGTCGCTGAAGAGATTCGGCTCGCGATCCGTTCGAGCGACGAATTGATTCGCTACGGTGGTGAGGAGTTTCTCATCATCTTGAACGTCTCGGACCGGGCCGTTGTCGATGCCGTCCTCGAACGTGTTCGGACGCGCATCGAACAGATGACGTTCCCGTACGAGCATCACGTGACGGTGTCGATCGGCTATACCCGCGTCTGTCAGCTCGGCATGACGCTCGGGGAATGGTGTGCGTATGCGGATGAAGCGCTCTACAAGGCGAAACGGGACGGACGCAACCGGATCATCCGATACTCGACGGCGGTCCGGGATGAGAAACGTCTGGCCTACGTCACGATGAGCTCGAAAAAATATGCGCTTTTGGCCGACCAGTTGCCGAAGCAGCATCGCCGCTACGAGATTGTCTATCGACCGTACGGCGCCTACGTCTGTAATGACCATGTCGAAATGTTCATTTTAGACGAATCCGGGTCGAGCGAGGCTCGGACAATGTCCGCCGTGAAAGAGCAACGCGGCAAGTATAGTCACATCCTTGCCGTGACGGCACGCACCGCCGCGGAGCTTGGATTATACGACGATGTGTCCGAAACGGACGGAGAAGACGTCATCACGGAAAAAATTGAACAATGGCTCGAAAAGCTACCAGACTAA